A region of Gracilinanus agilis isolate LMUSP501 chromosome 3, AgileGrace, whole genome shotgun sequence DNA encodes the following proteins:
- the LOC123243278 gene encoding interferon alpha-inducible protein 27-like protein 2A, whose amino-acid sequence MANPALIASGALIGGGLALVSVPVVLGTAGFTGAGIAAGSLAAKMMATAAVANGGGIASGSLVAVLQSVGAGGLSASTSALLGSAGSALGSALAYWSSK is encoded by the exons ATGGCCAACCCTGCCCTGATAGCTTCGGGCGCCTTGATTGGAGGTG GTCTGGCTCTGGTCTCCGTACCTGTGGTTCTGGGAACCGCTGGCTTCACTGGGGCTGGCATAGCCGCGGGCTCCCTCGCAGCAAAGATGATGGCGACTGCGGCAGTGGCTAATGGGGGAGGAATCGCTTCGGGCAGCCTGGTGGCCGTGCTGCAGTCTGTGG GGGCTGGCGGCCTGTCTGCAAGTACGAGTGCTCTGCTGGGTTCTGCAGGTTCGGCCCTAGGGAGTGCCCTGGCTTACTGGAGCAGCAAGTAA